The genomic stretch TGGATTACGATTATTTATTAGACAAAACTGAACCAATTGCGAATGAGATTTTAGAAGACTCTTTGTATCAATACTTAGAAAATGAGAAAGGCTATGAAATCAGTTATGCTCAAAAAGAAATAACCGTGGAACCGCTGAACGCCGAAGATAAAAAATACTTAGCATTACATGGTGATACGCATGTAGTTGTCGTAAAAAGTACCGTGTTTTTAAAAGATACAACACTTTTTCAATACACAGAATCGCGTCACCGACTGGATAAATTCCGTTTTATAGATTTTGCAAGAAGACGCTAAAAAGCCTGAGAATTGTTTCTCAGGCTTTTTTTATCGAATTAAAGTTAATGTTTCATAAGGTGCTAATTCCAGCTCAGAACTGATTGTTTGACGTTCATAATTAGAAAGAAGTACTTTAGCATTTAAAAACTCATTTGGTAGTTGAATTTTTTTCGTAGTCGAGCCAAAATGGTGAATGGAAAGAAGCGAAGTAATTTCATTTGAACGCTTATAGGCAATAATCAAATCTTCATCCGTCCAATATGGCGTATAATCACCCGTCTGAATGACAGGGTATTCTTTCCGTAATGCAATAAGCTTTTGGTAAAAATAGAAAATGCTCGTTTTATTAGATAAGGCTGCTTGAACATTTATTTCACTTGCATTATCCGCTACTTTTAGCCATGGAGTACCAGTTGTAAAGCCAGCATTTTGCGAATCATCCCATTGCATAGGTGTCCGACTATTATCTCGCGAACGCTCTTTGATAATCGCCATAACTTCTTGCTCACTAAGTCCGTTTTTTTGTAAAATATCAAAATGGTTGAGCGTTTCCACATCCACATAATCATCAATCGTAGGAAATTTTGGATTCATCATCCCGATTTCTTCCCCCATATAAACAAACGGTGTCCCGCGCATAAAGTGAATCGTTGCGCCAAGGAGGGTTGCCGAATGATAATAATGTTCCGGTTTGTCGGAAGCAAAGCGACCAAGTGCTCGAGGTTGGTCATGGTTGTTCCAGAAAAGCGCATCCCATCCATTTTCTTCTGACATCGCGACTTGCCACGTATGGAAAATAGATTTTAAGTTCTCGAAATTCACATCCGCTAAACGCCATTTTTCTCCATCAGGATAGTCTACCTTCAAATGATGGAAATGAAAAACCATCGATAATTCTTTTTCGTCTGGATTACTATAACGAATGCAGTTGTCAATATCTGTAGAGGACATTTCTCCAACCGTTATAATTGGCTTGTCGCCAAAAGTTCGTTCATGTAGTTCTTTTAAGTAAGCATGTATTCCTGGTCCATCTGTATAAAAACGGCGGCCGTCGCCTTCAAAATCATCTTCTAAAAACTTAGGTTTGGCAATCACATTTAATACATCTAAACGAAAACCTTCCACGCCTTTATCAATCCAAAAATTCACGACATCAAAGAGTGCCTCGCGTACATTCGGATTGGCCCAGTCTAAATCAGCTTGCGTAACATCGTATAAATGCAAATAGTACTCAGAGGAGTCAGGCAATTTTTCCCAAGCATTACCACCGAATTTGGAAACCCAATTTGTTGGAGGGGAACCATCGGCTTTTGCTGGGCGG from Listeria monocytogenes ATCC 19117 encodes the following:
- the treC gene encoding alpha,alpha-phosphotrehalase, whose product is MTKFAQKTIYQVYPKSFYDTTGDGTGDIPGITAKLDYLQKLGIEMIWLNPFYPSPQNDNGYDIADYTAVDPLFGTMDDVTTLIKEAKKRNIGIMIDLVLNHTSTEHPWFKKALAGDPFYRDFYYFRPAKADGSPPTNWVSKFGGNAWEKLPDSSEYYLHLYDVTQADLDWANPNVREALFDVVNFWIDKGVEGFRLDVLNVIAKPKFLEDDFEGDGRRFYTDGPGIHAYLKELHERTFGDKPIITVGEMSSTDIDNCIRYSNPDEKELSMVFHFHHLKVDYPDGEKWRLADVNFENLKSIFHTWQVAMSEENGWDALFWNNHDQPRALGRFASDKPEHYYHSATLLGATIHFMRGTPFVYMGEEIGMMNPKFPTIDDYVDVETLNHFDILQKNGLSEQEVMAIIKERSRDNSRTPMQWDDSQNAGFTTGTPWLKVADNASEINVQAALSNKTSIFYFYQKLIALRKEYPVIQTGDYTPYWTDEDLIIAYKRSNEITSLLSIHHFGSTTKKIQLPNEFLNAKVLLSNYERQTISSELELAPYETLTLIR